From one Sesamum indicum cultivar Zhongzhi No. 13 unplaced genomic scaffold, S_indicum_v1.0 scaffold00128, whole genome shotgun sequence genomic stretch:
- the LOC105179211 gene encoding uncharacterized protein LOC105179211 isoform X2 — protein MRRSFGGGGGGGMGGGTGGGGGIIRTVRRVVGGAPPEPFSPSANTTTTIASANSRKAKSFDRNRPTSPNTALTLSSSSSANGSGSSNNGTTAFSSLKNLPTSGADTPSWGGSPAPHDSEWECVDASEDGRASVFYEDLVFGTVPSRDEVQHAVSALQQVVGPSSTHFPGGKLAEDSERGVVDEITSPLGSEKRVPLSEFEKDWVEPPLHLRNSRMFQTYGSDRVYDAFHLLQTEPSIQRMVVSLSSDKAVWDAVLNNEMVKELRGSITQGESPGKGHDGTNPVKDILSWLLIRAKAKIMQLIDIITKVVNDAFHPPNGEKKDENTDGLEGKLKTSLFLSIVVLLIVVITRAHNA, from the exons ATGCGGAGGTCATTTGGTGGTGGCGGCGGCGGAGGAATGGGCGGAGGTACCGGCGGAGGTGGTGGCATTATCAGAACAGTTAGGAGGGTTGTCGGCGGTGCGCCGCCGGAGCCCTTTTCGCCTTCAGCcaacaccaccaccaccattgCTAGcgcaaattcaagaaaagcgAAAAGCTTCGACAGAAATCGACCCACATCTCCAAACACTGCTTTAACgctttcttcctcttcttctgctAATGGTAGTGGGAGTAGTAATAACGGGACAACCGCTTTTTCATCACTGAAAAATCTACCTACTTCGGGTGCAGATACACCCTCTTGGGGGGGTTCTCCTGCACCTCATGATTCGGAGTGGGAGTGTGTTGATGCGAGTGAGGATGGAAGGGCTTCTGTTTTTTATGAAGATCTTGTCTTTGGAACTGTCCCATCTAGAGATGAAGTGCAGCATGCAGTTTCTGCTCTTCAACA GGTCGTTGGGCCTTCATCTACGCATTTCCCAGGTGGAAAACTTGCTGAGGATTCAGAAAGGGGTGTAGTAGATGAGATTACCAGTCCATTAGGTTCTGAGAAGAGAGTTCCTTTGTCAGAGTTTGAGAAAGACTGGGTTGAACCCCCACTGCATCTCCGCAATTCAAGAATGTTTCAGACTTATGGATCAGATAGAGTGTATGATGCCTTCCATTTGTTGCAGACTGAACCTTCTATTCAG AGAATGGTTGTCTCATTATCGTCTGATAAGGCGGTCTGGGATGCTGTGTTGAACAATGAGATGGTAAAGGAACTCAGAGGTTCAATCACTCAAG GGGAAAGCCCAGGCAAAGGCCATGATGGGACCAACCCGGTGAAGGACATCCTGAGTTGGCTTCTTATCCGTGCTAAGGCAAAGATAATGCAACTGATCGACATAATCACAAAGGTCGTGAACGATGCTTTCCATCCCCCAAATGGAGAGAAGAAAGATGAGAATACAGATGGTCTAGAGGGAAAGCTGAAAACATCCTTATTCCTCTCCATCGTTGTCCTCTTAATAGTGGTCATAACACGAGCCCACAATGCATAA
- the LOC105179211 gene encoding uncharacterized protein LOC105179211 isoform X1 has protein sequence MRRSFGGGGGGGMGGGTGGGGGIIRTVRRVVGGAPPEPFSPSANTTTTIASANSRKAKSFDRNRPTSPNTALTLSSSSSANGSGSSNNGTTAFSSLKNLPTSGADTPSWGGSPAPHDSEWECVDASEDGRASVFYEDLVFGTVPSRDEVQHAVSALQQVVGPSSTHFPGGKLAEDSERGVVDEITSPLGSEKRVPLSEFEKDWVEPPLHLRNSRMFQTYGSDRVYDAFHLLQTEPSIQRMVVSLSSDKAVWDAVLNNEMVKELRGSITQADNLLGESPGKGHDGTNPVKDILSWLLIRAKAKIMQLIDIITKVVNDAFHPPNGEKKDENTDGLEGKLKTSLFLSIVVLLIVVITRAHNA, from the exons ATGCGGAGGTCATTTGGTGGTGGCGGCGGCGGAGGAATGGGCGGAGGTACCGGCGGAGGTGGTGGCATTATCAGAACAGTTAGGAGGGTTGTCGGCGGTGCGCCGCCGGAGCCCTTTTCGCCTTCAGCcaacaccaccaccaccattgCTAGcgcaaattcaagaaaagcgAAAAGCTTCGACAGAAATCGACCCACATCTCCAAACACTGCTTTAACgctttcttcctcttcttctgctAATGGTAGTGGGAGTAGTAATAACGGGACAACCGCTTTTTCATCACTGAAAAATCTACCTACTTCGGGTGCAGATACACCCTCTTGGGGGGGTTCTCCTGCACCTCATGATTCGGAGTGGGAGTGTGTTGATGCGAGTGAGGATGGAAGGGCTTCTGTTTTTTATGAAGATCTTGTCTTTGGAACTGTCCCATCTAGAGATGAAGTGCAGCATGCAGTTTCTGCTCTTCAACA GGTCGTTGGGCCTTCATCTACGCATTTCCCAGGTGGAAAACTTGCTGAGGATTCAGAAAGGGGTGTAGTAGATGAGATTACCAGTCCATTAGGTTCTGAGAAGAGAGTTCCTTTGTCAGAGTTTGAGAAAGACTGGGTTGAACCCCCACTGCATCTCCGCAATTCAAGAATGTTTCAGACTTATGGATCAGATAGAGTGTATGATGCCTTCCATTTGTTGCAGACTGAACCTTCTATTCAG AGAATGGTTGTCTCATTATCGTCTGATAAGGCGGTCTGGGATGCTGTGTTGAACAATGAGATGGTAAAGGAACTCAGAGGTTCAATCACTCAAG CTGACAATTTACTAGGGGAAAGCCCAGGCAAAGGCCATGATGGGACCAACCCGGTGAAGGACATCCTGAGTTGGCTTCTTATCCGTGCTAAGGCAAAGATAATGCAACTGATCGACATAATCACAAAGGTCGTGAACGATGCTTTCCATCCCCCAAATGGAGAGAAGAAAGATGAGAATACAGATGGTCTAGAGGGAAAGCTGAAAACATCCTTATTCCTCTCCATCGTTGTCCTCTTAATAGTGGTCATAACACGAGCCCACAATGCATAA